The proteins below come from a single Odontesthes bonariensis isolate fOdoBon6 chromosome 18, fOdoBon6.hap1, whole genome shotgun sequence genomic window:
- the tmem170b gene encoding transmembrane protein 170B, whose translation MTTSRDYSVNLSVQQVLSLWVQGTALQHFTEMWYWVFLWCLFSSLLVHGAAGLLMLVMLQRHRWGRLITLVLLSVGFLASLCGGVITSAAVAGVYRVAGKDMDPLEALVLGVGQTALSVIVSFSRIMATL comes from the exons ATGACAACGAGCCGGGACTATTCCGTCAACCTGTCGGTGCAGCAAGTGCTGAGCCTGTGGGTGCAGGGCACGGCGCTGCAGCACTTCACAG AGATGTGGTACTGGGTCTTCCTGTGGTGTCTCTTCTCCTCGCTCTTGGTCCACGGCGCCGCCGGGCTGCTGATGTTGGTGATGCTGCAGCGCCACCGGTGGGGCCGCCTCATCACGCTGGTGCTGCTCAGCGTCGGCTTCCTCGCCTCCCTCTGCGGCGGCGTCATCACCA GCGCGGCGGTGGCGGGCGTTTACCGTGTGGCGGGGAAGGACATGGACCCGCTGGAGGCTCTGGTGCTCGGCGTGGGTCAGACCGCCCTCTCCGTCATCGTTTCCTTCTCTCGCATCATGGCGACACTGTGA